Proteins encoded in a region of the Veillonella parvula genome:
- a CDS encoding OFA family MFS transporter, with protein sequence MRNRWFIALAAIGLHISIGSVYAWSVLTRPIMADMGFTLSQTTWTFSLAILILGLSAGFLGSFAEKIGPKKSGLLAMLFWVTGLLGTAYALSIHNLTLLYLFYGIIGGIGLGIGYITPVSTLVKYFPNRPGFATGLAIMGFGFASLIAGPLMQYLVAQVGLVDTFIILGVIYLVIMSASSLYLKAPQPKHPTRTTKDKSTMYVHTHGMLANDAMKTWQFGALWWVFFINITCGIGLLSLASPMAQEAIGMTPTAAASLVGIIGIFNGGGRIAWSTISDYLGRAQTYILFFIIQIIAFYLLAETNSVLTFQILILLIITCYGGGFSCMPAYLADLYGIRQLSTIHGRILTAWGLAGIAGPMLVSYFHEAGYGYTTALLCFALLFVLNTIIAIILKIYGKRGLHN encoded by the coding sequence ATGAGAAATCGTTGGTTTATTGCATTAGCAGCCATTGGTCTGCACATATCCATTGGTAGCGTATATGCATGGAGCGTACTCACACGTCCTATTATGGCAGATATGGGTTTTACTTTATCGCAAACAACATGGACATTCTCATTAGCCATTTTAATACTCGGACTATCTGCGGGCTTTCTTGGATCCTTTGCAGAAAAAATTGGTCCTAAGAAAAGTGGACTTCTCGCTATGTTATTCTGGGTAACCGGATTATTGGGTACGGCCTATGCACTTAGCATACACAATCTTACCTTACTCTATCTCTTCTACGGCATCATCGGTGGCATTGGACTAGGCATTGGTTATATAACACCAGTTTCTACACTCGTGAAATACTTTCCAAATCGCCCAGGATTTGCTACTGGTTTAGCTATTATGGGTTTTGGGTTTGCTTCTCTCATTGCAGGGCCTCTTATGCAATACCTTGTAGCTCAGGTTGGATTGGTGGATACTTTCATTATCCTCGGTGTAATCTATCTCGTAATTATGAGCGCCTCTTCGCTATATTTGAAAGCACCTCAACCAAAACACCCAACTCGAACTACGAAAGATAAATCCACCATGTACGTTCATACCCATGGCATGCTAGCCAATGATGCCATGAAAACTTGGCAATTCGGGGCCCTTTGGTGGGTATTCTTTATTAATATTACCTGTGGTATAGGCCTACTATCCTTAGCCTCCCCTATGGCGCAAGAAGCCATTGGTATGACACCTACAGCAGCTGCATCACTGGTTGGTATCATCGGTATCTTCAATGGCGGTGGGCGCATTGCATGGTCTACTATCTCTGATTACCTTGGGCGAGCACAAACTTACATACTATTCTTTATTATACAAATCATCGCATTCTATTTACTCGCCGAAACAAATAGTGTTTTAACATTCCAAATTTTAATCCTTCTTATTATCACCTGCTATGGCGGCGGCTTCTCCTGTATGCCAGCTTATCTTGCGGATCTCTATGGCATACGCCAGCTTTCTACTATTCACGGCCGTATCCTAACCGCTTGGGGATTAGCAGGTATTGCTGGACCTATGCTCGTATCATACTTTCACGAAGCCGGATATGGCTATACTACAGCCTTATTATGCTTTGCTCTTCTATTCGTATTAAATACAATTATTGCTATAATCTTAAAAATATACGGCAAGCGAGGACTGCATAACTGA
- a CDS encoding acetate uptake transporter, which produces MEKEVRKVEMSENVADPTGLGLLGLAIVCFVVSTSRVGWSGPTTSVIIPWAVLLGSLAQLMASYFDFKKNNPFGSVVFGAYGLFWSAMAGVWLIQMGSFGPEIQKGFDVTQLAFAFVGFLIFSIFGTIASLKTNKVVFAIMLLICFLFFGLATDLFLGGKTGFFALAAWSELFISLLGFYGSGAVLVNKVFGKTIFPLGKSIL; this is translated from the coding sequence ATGGAAAAGGAAGTAAGAAAAGTTGAAATGAGTGAAAATGTAGCAGATCCTACAGGTCTTGGTCTACTAGGTTTAGCTATTGTATGTTTTGTGGTATCCACGTCCCGCGTAGGCTGGTCTGGCCCAACAACATCCGTTATTATACCTTGGGCTGTTTTATTAGGTTCATTGGCCCAATTAATGGCAAGCTATTTTGATTTCAAGAAAAACAATCCATTTGGATCCGTTGTATTTGGTGCGTACGGTTTATTTTGGTCTGCAATGGCTGGTGTTTGGTTAATCCAAATGGGGTCTTTCGGTCCTGAAATTCAAAAAGGTTTCGATGTAACACAATTAGCATTCGCTTTTGTAGGCTTTTTAATCTTCTCTATCTTTGGTACTATTGCATCTTTGAAAACAAACAAAGTTGTATTCGCTATAATGCTACTTATCTGCTTCCTATTCTTCGGTCTAGCAACAGACCTATTCTTAGGCGGCAAAACAGGCTTCTTCGCTCTTGCAGCATGGTCTGAACTATTCATATCCCTCTTGGGCTTCTACGGTTCTGGTGCTGTACTTGTTAACAAAGTATTCGGTAAAACTATATTTCCTTTAGGTAAAAGCATATTATAA
- a CDS encoding HAD family hydrolase, whose translation MKYTTIVFDCDGTLLNTATDLANAVNHVLRTHNFPEKSLAEIKAALGNAVTYLMRQCLPSSVADNELEPYIEEFKAYYGEHLKDTTAPYPGILDMLDVLREQGYKLAIVSNKIQEGVTPLNKEYFGDRLPVAIGERPGLQRKPAPDMVLQALKELNSTSDESIYVGDSEVDVATAENSGLLCIGVTWGFREESLHQELGVTHIARKAEDILSIVETLNK comes from the coding sequence ATGAAATATACTACCATCGTTTTTGATTGCGACGGCACATTGCTCAATACAGCTACAGATTTAGCCAACGCCGTAAATCATGTTCTACGTACACATAACTTCCCTGAAAAATCTCTAGCAGAGATAAAGGCAGCTCTGGGTAATGCAGTAACCTATTTGATGCGTCAATGTTTACCAAGTTCTGTAGCAGATAACGAATTAGAGCCATACATTGAGGAATTCAAAGCTTACTATGGTGAGCATCTAAAAGATACAACAGCTCCCTACCCAGGCATCCTAGATATGCTTGATGTATTGCGTGAACAAGGTTATAAATTAGCTATCGTATCTAACAAAATCCAAGAAGGTGTAACACCACTTAATAAAGAGTACTTTGGCGATCGTTTGCCTGTTGCCATTGGTGAACGGCCAGGATTACAACGTAAACCTGCTCCAGACATGGTGTTACAAGCGTTAAAAGAACTAAACTCTACATCGGACGAATCTATTTATGTAGGTGACTCTGAAGTTGACGTAGCTACTGCAGAAAACTCCGGCCTACTTTGCATTGGTGTTACATGGGGCTTTAGAGAGGAATCGCTCCATCAAGAACTAGGCGTAACACATATTGCTCGTAAAGCAGAAGATATTCTAAGCATTGTTGAAACCTTGAATAAATAA
- a CDS encoding APC family permease, with translation MKETGKFGFWSIVLLGINGIVGTGIFLLPNKAYSIIGSASLGVLLFDAVIAGCIALCFAEAASLFTRNGGPYLYAKHALGDFWAFEVGVLKWIVTVIAWAAMAVGFATALGAAVPALSGDFAKDVISFILIVGLTIVNIFGVNVSKFVNNLITISKLVPLALFIAIGIFFINGANFTPVFPQDIYVDGSFAQAAVLLFFAYTGFEVIAIAAEDMKNPKKNLPRAIIMCMLLVSVLYMAILAVSIGVLGTDLANAKAPVQDAFNVIVGPIGMYIVLVGTLISMGGINFAEAYYAPRVATSMAEDGMLPSALAKRNRYNAPYVAAIVTAIASVLLAWSGSFTTLAAISAVSRFTQYLPTCLAVIIFRRKWADKARSYTIPGGYLIPVIAIGTSLWMLAQAQTNQLLWGLGGCIVILPFYYSYWKKKKAGLIKDHDEI, from the coding sequence ATGAAAGAAACAGGAAAATTTGGCTTTTGGAGTATTGTACTCCTTGGCATCAATGGTATTGTAGGGACAGGTATTTTCCTACTGCCAAATAAAGCATATTCCATAATTGGTTCCGCTAGCTTAGGTGTACTCTTATTTGACGCCGTTATCGCTGGCTGCATCGCCCTTTGTTTTGCTGAAGCAGCTAGCCTATTTACACGTAATGGCGGTCCTTATCTATATGCAAAACATGCATTAGGTGATTTCTGGGCCTTTGAAGTAGGCGTTCTAAAATGGATCGTCACCGTTATTGCCTGGGCGGCTATGGCCGTTGGCTTTGCTACAGCATTAGGTGCTGCAGTACCAGCTTTAAGTGGTGATTTTGCAAAGGACGTCATTTCATTTATCTTAATTGTAGGTCTTACCATTGTAAATATATTTGGTGTTAACGTATCCAAATTCGTTAACAACTTAATCACTATTTCTAAGCTAGTCCCTCTTGCCCTATTTATTGCAATTGGTATTTTCTTTATAAATGGTGCTAACTTTACACCAGTCTTTCCTCAAGACATCTATGTAGATGGATCATTTGCTCAAGCAGCGGTTCTTCTATTCTTTGCCTATACAGGGTTTGAAGTCATTGCCATTGCTGCAGAAGATATGAAAAATCCTAAAAAGAACTTACCACGTGCTATTATCATGTGTATGCTTCTCGTATCCGTTCTGTATATGGCAATCCTTGCTGTATCTATTGGTGTACTTGGTACAGATTTAGCAAATGCTAAGGCTCCAGTACAAGATGCATTCAATGTGATCGTTGGTCCTATTGGCATGTATATCGTATTAGTAGGTACCTTAATCTCTATGGGCGGTATCAACTTTGCTGAAGCTTACTATGCGCCTCGTGTGGCAACATCCATGGCGGAAGATGGTATGCTACCAAGTGCTTTAGCAAAACGCAATCGTTACAATGCACCATATGTAGCAGCGATTGTTACTGCCATTGCCAGTGTATTACTTGCATGGTCTGGTTCCTTTACAACACTAGCAGCCATTAGTGCGGTATCTCGTTTTACACAATATCTACCAACGTGTTTAGCTGTCATTATCTTCCGTCGTAAATGGGCTGACAAAGCTCGGTCTTATACAATCCCTGGTGGCTATTTAATCCCAGTCATTGCTATCGGCACATCCCTATGGATGTTAGCACAAGCTCAAACTAACCAATTATTATGGGGTCTAGGTGGCTGTATCGTAATCTTGCCATTCTACTACTCCTACTGGAAAAAGAAAAAAGCTGGGCTCATTAAAGACCATGACGAAATATAA
- a CDS encoding gamma-glutamyl-gamma-aminobutyrate hydrolase family protein, whose translation MTKPFIGISGNILRDNGGPYVDLLRSYVNQDYPRSIEETGGIPVIIPFTQNLDVARETVAKLDGLLLSGGHDVYPLHYGEEPLQGLGDVFPERDQFDFALIKAAEEKQIPIFCICRGLQILNVYRGGSLFQDLKYDQNCTIKHSQNQTPSLGTHTVDIESKSKLASAIGCNTWITNSHHHQTVKNVGKGLQVVARAKDGTVEGLEDPAYPWLVACQFHPEMMSTNDENAKRLFTAFVKAAQENITK comes from the coding sequence ATGACGAAACCATTTATTGGCATATCTGGCAATATCTTACGAGATAATGGTGGTCCTTACGTAGATTTATTGCGTTCTTACGTAAACCAAGACTATCCTCGTTCTATTGAGGAAACTGGTGGCATTCCTGTTATAATTCCATTTACCCAAAATCTTGATGTAGCTCGCGAAACGGTAGCAAAGCTTGACGGCTTGTTATTATCCGGCGGTCATGATGTATACCCTCTTCACTATGGAGAAGAACCTTTGCAAGGTCTTGGCGATGTATTTCCGGAGCGCGATCAATTCGACTTTGCTTTAATCAAAGCAGCAGAAGAAAAACAAATTCCCATCTTTTGTATCTGTCGTGGCTTACAAATCTTAAATGTATATCGTGGTGGTTCTTTATTCCAAGACTTAAAATATGATCAAAACTGTACAATAAAACACTCTCAGAATCAAACGCCTTCTCTTGGCACTCATACGGTAGATATTGAATCAAAATCAAAACTAGCTAGTGCTATAGGTTGCAATACTTGGATTACGAACTCCCATCATCACCAAACAGTAAAAAATGTTGGTAAGGGATTACAGGTTGTAGCAAGAGCTAAGGATGGTACTGTTGAAGGTTTAGAGGATCCAGCCTATCCTTGGTTAGTAGCCTGTCAGTTCCACCCAGAAATGATGTCTACAAATGATGAAAATGCAAAACGTTTATTTACTGCATTCGTAAAAGCAGCTCAAGAAAATATAACTAAATAG
- a CDS encoding AEC family transporter, producing the protein MVFLTSLQSIIPIVLLILLGYILKGRGMFNPTFSGNLSRFIMSVALPAGVFVSVLHHLHTSDIWNLRYGMLVVVLTYIIAYIVAFIMMKMLKVPKGRRGIFINMVVNDNCLFIGLPVQIALFGQEALPYFLLYYIGNTISVWMVGVFLIELDPLPNSEVDFNNDTHKIDSIHNSSVFTEGKSKKPKFDWKKLLPPPLIGFFVALIFLFFEIPLLPILHTTLNYLGDMVTPLSLIYIGIVLHDAGLKSMRLNKDSIGGIIGRFVISPIIMFCLITALQYGAGIVLEPIAIITFVVQSAGPVIAVLPIVANESKADLPFATGLVMISTILFVVVIPIIMEILTMIGIQA; encoded by the coding sequence ATGGTTTTTCTAACATCTTTGCAAAGTATCATACCTATTGTGCTACTTATTTTGTTAGGATATATATTAAAAGGGCGGGGCATGTTTAACCCCACCTTTAGTGGTAATTTATCGCGATTTATCATGTCGGTTGCATTACCAGCGGGAGTATTTGTATCTGTATTACATCACCTACATACTTCAGATATATGGAATTTACGATATGGCATGTTAGTAGTTGTCCTAACATATATTATTGCATATATCGTAGCGTTCATTATGATGAAAATGTTGAAAGTTCCTAAAGGACGACGTGGTATTTTCATCAATATGGTAGTAAATGATAACTGCTTGTTTATTGGGTTACCAGTGCAAATTGCACTCTTTGGACAAGAGGCGTTGCCGTATTTTTTGTTATATTACATCGGTAACACTATTTCCGTATGGATGGTAGGGGTATTCCTCATAGAACTAGATCCACTGCCAAATTCTGAAGTAGATTTTAATAATGACACCCATAAGATTGATAGTATACATAATAGTTCAGTATTTACTGAAGGTAAAAGCAAGAAGCCTAAATTTGATTGGAAGAAGTTATTACCACCACCTTTGATAGGTTTTTTTGTGGCATTAATCTTCTTATTCTTTGAAATTCCTTTACTTCCAATTTTGCATACTACCTTGAATTACTTAGGTGATATGGTAACCCCATTATCCTTGATTTATATAGGTATTGTACTTCATGATGCGGGCTTAAAAAGCATGCGTTTAAATAAAGACTCCATCGGTGGGATTATAGGACGCTTTGTCATTTCCCCGATTATTATGTTCTGTTTGATTACGGCTTTACAATATGGAGCAGGCATTGTTCTAGAACCAATTGCAATCATTACCTTTGTTGTACAATCAGCAGGACCTGTTATTGCAGTATTGCCAATTGTAGCGAATGAATCAAAAGCTGATTTGCCATTTGCTACAGGTCTAGTCATGATTAGTACCATACTATTTGTTGTAGTAATTCCAATCATAATGGAAATTTTAACAATGATAGGTATACAGGCTTAA
- a CDS encoding polysaccharide biosynthesis protein: protein MASGFLKGTLILTIAGFVVKAIGSINWILLSRILGGEGIGIYQMAFPIYLLLLQISSAGVPIAISILTAERLALHDFGGAKRVFNISFTMLTITGFIASLAMYFGADWLISSGLIAESRAYYSIIALAPAVFFVTWISCFRGYIQGYEMMTPTAISQIVEQLLRVIVMLGAAAILLPYGLPAAAGGASLGAGVGAFGAFLVLLYYYYKLPKASSTGESYDGPRESAKEILSRLLTLSIPISLASIMLPLTANLDLLIVPRRLLDAGFPMNEVTELFGYLTGMAVPLINLATIITAALATSIVPAISHAFAKRDHQGIYDRTAGSMRLTFMATVPFTVLLYVLAAPTVTLIYNAPKAELATQITAFSIFFLGVHQVTTGILQGLNRPRIPVINMGISLIIKVILNWTLTAIPWLGIGGAAWATVADIGFAALLNLIYIKKYTGYFLDISLLWKNVVSAGVMGVLIFMSYHYLTGILPMWANFILTGIEGLLLYVIIMVLLKGLNKNDGASMPLVGRFFR from the coding sequence ATGGCTAGTGGATTTTTAAAAGGAACCTTAATTTTAACAATTGCCGGTTTCGTAGTGAAAGCCATCGGTAGTATCAACTGGATTCTTCTATCTCGCATCTTGGGTGGTGAAGGCATCGGTATCTACCAGATGGCCTTTCCTATCTATTTGTTACTATTACAAATTTCGAGCGCAGGTGTGCCGATTGCCATCTCTATTTTGACGGCAGAACGATTAGCCTTACACGACTTTGGTGGTGCTAAGAGAGTATTCAATATTTCTTTTACAATGTTGACTATAACAGGTTTTATCGCCAGTCTTGCCATGTACTTTGGTGCAGATTGGTTAATCTCTAGTGGTCTCATTGCTGAAAGCCGTGCCTACTACTCTATCATCGCGCTCGCTCCGGCAGTATTCTTTGTAACATGGATTTCCTGTTTCCGCGGGTATATCCAAGGCTATGAAATGATGACGCCCACGGCGATTAGCCAAATTGTAGAACAATTACTACGGGTTATCGTTATGCTCGGTGCTGCTGCTATTTTATTACCTTACGGTTTACCAGCCGCAGCAGGTGGCGCTAGCTTGGGTGCAGGTGTAGGTGCTTTTGGGGCCTTCCTGGTGCTGTTGTATTATTACTACAAATTACCTAAGGCTAGTAGTACTGGTGAAAGTTACGATGGTCCTCGTGAATCAGCTAAAGAAATTTTGTCACGACTCTTAACATTGTCCATACCAATTTCCTTAGCAAGTATCATGTTACCGTTGACGGCGAATCTCGATTTACTTATCGTACCACGTCGCTTATTAGATGCTGGATTCCCGATGAACGAAGTAACAGAACTCTTCGGTTACCTTACTGGGATGGCGGTACCGCTCATCAACTTGGCTACCATCATTACCGCAGCCCTTGCGACAAGCATTGTACCAGCTATCTCTCATGCCTTTGCAAAACGCGATCATCAAGGTATATATGATCGCACTGCAGGTTCTATGCGACTAACATTTATGGCAACCGTACCATTTACAGTGCTATTGTATGTACTTGCTGCCCCCACCGTTACACTGATTTACAATGCGCCTAAGGCAGAACTAGCAACGCAGATCACGGCGTTCTCGATATTCTTCCTAGGTGTACATCAAGTAACAACAGGTATCTTACAAGGTCTCAACAGGCCACGTATTCCAGTCATAAATATGGGGATTTCCCTCATAATCAAGGTTATCCTTAACTGGACACTGACTGCTATTCCTTGGCTGGGCATCGGCGGTGCCGCCTGGGCAACCGTTGCTGATATAGGCTTTGCGGCGTTACTCAACTTGATTTATATCAAAAAGTACACAGGCTACTTCCTTGATATTTCCCTTCTTTGGAAAAACGTGGTCAGTGCCGGTGTTATGGGCGTACTCATTTTCATGAGTTACCACTATTTAACAGGTATCTTACCAATGTGGGCTAACTTTATACTCACTGGTATTGAAGGGTTACTACTGTACGTAATTATCATGGTTCTTTTAAAAGGCCTTAATAAAAACGATGGTGCAAGCATGCCACTCGTTGGTAGATTCTTTAGATAA
- the fba gene encoding class II fructose-1,6-bisphosphate aldolase yields MPLVTTTEMFKKAYEGGYAVGAFNVNNMEIVQGIVDAAKEEQSPLILQVSAGARKYAKHIYLVKLVEAALEDSNLPIALHLDHGDSFEICKDCVDGGFTSVMIDASHHDFDENVKITKQVVEYAHAHGVVVEAELGRLAGVEDDVNVSDADARFTDPEQAAEFVHLTGVDSLAIAIGTSHGAYKFKGNPYLDFDRLKKVGELLPNFPIVLHGASSVLPEFVAKCNEFGGNIPGAQGVPEEMLRKAAQMAVCKINIDTDLRLAMTASVREYLAQNPSEFDPRKYLGPARDAIKGMVAHKIKNVLGSSNKL; encoded by the coding sequence ATGCCATTAGTTACTACTACAGAAATGTTCAAAAAAGCCTATGAAGGCGGCTATGCTGTTGGCGCTTTCAATGTAAACAACATGGAAATCGTACAAGGTATTGTAGATGCAGCAAAAGAGGAACAATCTCCTCTTATCTTGCAAGTATCTGCAGGCGCACGTAAATATGCTAAACATATTTACCTTGTAAAACTTGTGGAAGCCGCTCTTGAAGACAGCAATCTACCAATCGCTCTTCACCTTGACCACGGCGATTCCTTCGAAATTTGTAAAGACTGTGTAGATGGTGGTTTTACATCCGTTATGATTGATGCATCGCATCATGATTTCGATGAAAATGTAAAAATCACAAAACAAGTTGTTGAATATGCTCACGCTCACGGCGTTGTAGTAGAAGCAGAATTGGGCCGTTTAGCAGGCGTTGAAGATGATGTAAACGTATCTGATGCAGATGCTCGCTTCACTGATCCTGAACAAGCTGCTGAGTTTGTCCATCTCACAGGTGTAGACTCCTTAGCAATCGCTATTGGTACTAGCCACGGTGCATACAAATTCAAAGGCAACCCTTACCTCGATTTTGATCGTTTGAAAAAAGTGGGCGAATTATTGCCTAACTTCCCAATCGTATTGCATGGGGCATCCTCCGTATTGCCTGAATTCGTAGCAAAATGTAATGAATTTGGTGGCAACATCCCTGGCGCACAAGGCGTACCTGAAGAAATGCTTCGTAAAGCAGCTCAAATGGCGGTTTGCAAAATCAATATTGATACAGACCTTCGCCTTGCTATGACTGCATCTGTACGTGAATACTTGGCTCAAAACCCATCTGAGTTTGACCCACGTAAATATTTAGGACCTGCTCGTGATGCTATTAAAGGCATGGTAGCTCACAAAATCAAAAATGTATTAGGTTCTTCTAACAAACTATAA
- a CDS encoding RluA family pseudouridine synthase, whose protein sequence is MKTATIIDLIVDFDVHTQSINHIIKQQHISHRMRRRLRSDAIITVNGKPATWNTLIHGRDHLIMKLTPEQEFSLSPMELDIIYEDEYILVINKAAGILMHPTSTVRDHTLANGVLHYYQETNQYYDFHPVHRLDKDTSGIVIIAKTSVVQHAFDKKHTHFYKSYDAIVEGHLPSVPISINWPIGRKPGSIIERCCTDQGKPARTDITVVSKNISKINYSKNNSDDMINNSNICPADNSIIAYNHFTHVQCLLHTGRTHQIRVHLSQLGYPLAGDDLYGGHLESIQRQALHASRISFYHPITNEWLELHAEMPEDMNVLLND, encoded by the coding sequence ATGAAAACAGCAACAATAATCGACTTAATTGTAGATTTTGATGTACACACACAATCTATAAATCATATTATAAAACAACAGCATATCTCCCATCGCATGAGACGACGTTTACGAAGTGATGCCATCATAACAGTTAATGGTAAACCTGCTACCTGGAATACGCTTATTCATGGTCGTGATCATCTCATTATGAAGTTAACACCAGAGCAAGAGTTTAGTTTAAGCCCTATGGAACTAGATATCATATATGAGGACGAATATATTTTAGTCATTAATAAGGCGGCTGGTATTCTTATGCACCCTACGTCTACCGTACGAGATCATACGCTAGCAAATGGTGTACTTCATTACTACCAAGAAACAAATCAGTATTATGATTTCCATCCCGTACACCGATTAGATAAGGATACCTCAGGTATTGTTATCATTGCTAAAACATCAGTGGTCCAACATGCTTTTGATAAAAAACACACCCATTTTTACAAAAGCTACGACGCCATTGTAGAAGGACATCTCCCTTCTGTGCCTATAAGCATTAACTGGCCTATAGGTCGTAAACCAGGCAGTATCATTGAACGTTGTTGTACAGACCAAGGAAAGCCGGCTCGCACGGATATAACAGTAGTTAGTAAAAATATAAGCAAAATTAACTATAGTAAAAACAACTCTGATGATATGATTAATAATAGTAATATATGTCCAGCTGACAACTCTATAATAGCTTATAATCACTTTACTCATGTGCAATGCTTATTACACACAGGGCGCACTCATCAGATTCGAGTTCATTTATCTCAACTAGGGTATCCACTAGCTGGTGATGACTTATACGGTGGTCATCTAGAATCTATTCAACGCCAAGCACTGCATGCATCGCGCATAAGCTTTTACCATCCCATAACAAATGAATGGCTCGAACTGCATGCAGAGATGCCAGAGGATATGAATGTATTGCTGAATGATTGA
- a CDS encoding WG repeat-containing protein codes for MNINKKSVLVACVLAAMSTTTFAASTTTSTSSTTVTNHDTPTSTSTRVTREEHTTTTSTSTVRTESSSSSKSTKASVGVMTPQKIEERSALSGYIAADVASALNPYRNAPKSLKSGKGTTFKNDEVLEHGVLAAMKQGGKWGVIRPDGTVAIEPKYKEIKDVDYKTGNVLAQVDKKTDTWVTPKGIEISEEEALKERVKQEATQEYASDSYVEFKEKGKYGFKTTDDKVVIAPQFRQIVTGFSEDRAFVKNAKGKIVAIDGTGKELFNAPSKEVYRYRNGLAEYRRSVSGFNLGGLVGGFIVGGILGGALLGGQHYHVGGFAYDGAKRGYIDRSGNIVIDSKKDKVWPITAYGTVIKDAGNLYFVNRKGEVVIQPGDYDAGEMDKLNGLLALRDNKTEKWGIFDVSTGKQVVTFKYDSISFAGTDRLVVVKDHVKNLIDMNSGKSLYSAQTEATIEPFNNDTVTWVHTGKEGYTIIDNNGHILFRDTNKLIEDAKSFNHGFSSVKSKGKWGIMNSKGEWLVQPTYDAVNVL; via the coding sequence ATGAATATTAACAAGAAATCTGTATTAGTCGCATGTGTGTTAGCGGCTATGTCTACAACAACTTTTGCGGCATCTACTACAACATCTACTAGTAGCACAACGGTAACAAACCACGATACACCAACATCTACTAGTACACGTGTAACTCGTGAGGAACATACAACGACTACATCAACTTCTACTGTTCGTACAGAGAGCTCTAGCTCCTCTAAAAGCACAAAAGCTAGCGTAGGAGTTATGACTCCTCAAAAAATTGAAGAGCGTAGTGCACTTTCTGGCTATATCGCAGCTGATGTGGCGAGCGCATTAAACCCTTATCGCAATGCTCCTAAATCTTTAAAATCTGGTAAAGGCACTACTTTCAAAAATGACGAAGTCCTTGAACATGGTGTATTGGCAGCTATGAAACAAGGTGGTAAATGGGGTGTTATCCGTCCAGATGGTACCGTTGCTATTGAGCCTAAATATAAAGAAATTAAAGATGTTGATTATAAAACGGGCAATGTGTTAGCTCAAGTAGATAAGAAAACAGACACTTGGGTTACGCCTAAGGGTATAGAAATCTCTGAAGAGGAAGCTTTAAAAGAACGTGTAAAACAAGAAGCAACTCAAGAGTATGCAAGCGATTCTTATGTAGAGTTTAAAGAAAAAGGCAAATATGGCTTTAAAACTACTGATGATAAAGTAGTGATTGCTCCACAATTCCGTCAAATCGTGACTGGATTTAGCGAAGATCGTGCTTTTGTTAAAAATGCTAAAGGTAAAATTGTAGCGATTGATGGTACTGGTAAAGAATTATTTAATGCTCCATCTAAAGAGGTATATAGATACCGTAATGGTCTTGCTGAATACCGTCGTTCCGTGAGTGGCTTTAATTTAGGTGGCCTTGTAGGTGGCTTCATCGTGGGCGGTATCCTTGGAGGTGCGCTTTTAGGTGGTCAACATTATCACGTAGGTGGTTTTGCCTATGATGGTGCAAAACGTGGCTATATTGATCGTTCTGGTAATATTGTAATCGACAGCAAAAAAGATAAAGTATGGCCTATCACAGCTTATGGTACGGTAATCAAAGATGCTGGTAACTTATACTTTGTGAACCGTAAAGGTGAAGTTGTTATTCAACCAGGCGATTACGATGCAGGTGAAATGGATAAATTAAATGGTCTATTGGCGTTAAGAGACAATAAGACTGAGAAATGGGGCATTTTCGATGTATCAACAGGTAAGCAAGTAGTAACCTTCAAATATGATTCTATTTCTTTTGCAGGGACTGATCGTTTAGTAGTTGTGAAAGATCATGTTAAAAACCTTATCGATATGAATAGTGGTAAATCCTTGTATTCTGCTCAAACAGAAGCAACTATTGAACCGTTCAACAACGATACTGTAACATGGGTTCATACTGGTAAAGAGGGCTATACAATCATAGATAATAATGGTCATATTTTATTTAGAGATACAAATAAACTTATTGAAGACGCTAAGTCCTTTAACCATGGTTTTAGCTCTGTTAAGTCTAAAGGCAAATGGGGAATCATGAACTCCAAAGGTGAATGGCTTGTACAACCTACATATGATGCGGTAAACGTTTTATAA